The Niallia alba genome includes a window with the following:
- a CDS encoding glycosyltransferase, with product MEVNYTPVFIFKSLNIVRGGLTKAILTRANTLIKYYNQVYILTLSFQPDFEDILQELYSTGRLDKRVQVFNCFHDLSKKVGDNKVDIKEPKNNIIKEEGLYEFIDKGNELPSYRYYKNGVYIKYKRFDKEGRLVFVDYMSESRNRTRRDEYDKNGYLVCSQFMDPINNSPRLKSYYAKNGKCYMTVWIDDYTKKEGRSLLYEPTCHEFKSLYKLFTFWVQEKLEDIENPVAFSDSRFSDGLVLDLKVENIKRVAVLHNNHYSWPYNTRADTKQTWKSFLNRIHEYDKVIFLTNDQKKDIGTLVGNLPTFDVIPHAVPEMKVATVEKYNPKLVVYLARFESQKRIDEAIKAFKYVVKKIPDAQLHIYGFGPQKVKLEALIEELNLKKNIMLQEFTNAASAVYQSASCSILTSDYEGFGMVITESMAVGTPVVSYNCKYGPSDIIRDGIDGFLVPCRNKKKLAEKVVKILSDDDTRNQLSKNALEVNERFNYQKYEERWIRAINS from the coding sequence ATGGAAGTAAATTATACTCCAGTATTTATATTTAAATCACTAAATATAGTAAGAGGTGGACTCACTAAAGCGATTCTTACAAGAGCGAATACATTAATAAAATACTATAATCAAGTTTATATTCTTACTTTAAGCTTCCAACCAGATTTTGAAGATATTCTACAGGAATTATATAGTACAGGTCGATTAGATAAGCGTGTACAGGTGTTTAATTGTTTCCATGATTTATCAAAAAAGGTAGGCGATAATAAAGTAGATATAAAAGAACCTAAAAACAATATAATCAAAGAAGAGGGCTTATATGAGTTTATTGATAAGGGAAATGAATTGCCTTCTTATCGTTACTATAAAAATGGTGTTTATATAAAATATAAAAGATTCGATAAAGAGGGAAGGTTAGTATTTGTTGATTATATGAGTGAAAGTCGGAATCGAACTCGCAGAGATGAGTATGATAAAAATGGCTATTTGGTGTGCTCACAATTCATGGACCCAATAAATAATAGTCCAAGACTAAAAAGTTATTATGCTAAAAATGGGAAGTGCTATATGACTGTTTGGATAGATGACTATACTAAAAAAGAAGGACGTTCTCTCTTGTATGAACCAACTTGCCACGAATTTAAATCACTATATAAATTATTTACTTTTTGGGTGCAGGAAAAGTTAGAAGATATTGAGAATCCGGTTGCTTTCTCTGATTCACGTTTTTCTGATGGTCTCGTTCTTGATTTAAAGGTAGAGAATATAAAAAGAGTTGCTGTTCTACATAACAATCATTATTCCTGGCCATACAATACTAGAGCGGATACTAAGCAAACATGGAAATCCTTTCTCAATAGAATTCATGAATATGATAAGGTCATTTTTTTAACGAATGATCAAAAGAAAGACATTGGAACATTAGTGGGGAATCTCCCTACATTTGATGTGATTCCCCATGCTGTGCCTGAAATGAAGGTTGCTACAGTGGAGAAATATAATCCAAAATTAGTAGTCTATTTAGCAAGATTTGAATCTCAGAAGAGAATTGATGAAGCAATTAAAGCATTCAAATATGTTGTAAAAAAGATACCAGATGCTCAATTGCATATTTATGGATTTGGTCCCCAAAAAGTAAAGTTAGAAGCGTTAATAGAAGAATTGAATTTAAAGAAAAATATAATGTTACAAGAGTTTACGAATGCAGCATCTGCAGTTTATCAGTCCGCATCCTGTTCTATTTTGACATCTGATTATGAAGGTTTTGGAATGGTTATTACAGAAAGCATGGCGGTAGGAACTCCGGTTGTTTCGTATAATTGTAAATATGGACCAAGTGATATTATTCGAGATGGAATAGATGGGTTTTTAGTACCATGTAGAAATAAAAAGAAGTTAGCTGAAAAAGTAGTAAAGATTTTGTCTGATGACGATACTAGAAATCAATTGTCCAAGAACGCACTAGAAGTAAATGAACGTTTTAATTATCAAAAGTATGAAGAGAGATGGATAAGAGCAATTAATTCATAA
- a CDS encoding transposase, with the protein MTIIRQGSLFDLQELYNLEPTQRFEAIFSSIDIDPIFAVVTKKSRFGRPVKLNYAAMIYSLVARITERISFIKDLVKRLQNDMIFRLDCGFLVSDTIPSEAAYSRMVTILSESNVLEKVQGTLLHQAISEGFISDDTVAIDATHFLAKDGAPPKEEQPKSEPKKRGRKSKEEYEKWLIEKAELEANLPLFDKKIEDQLDIPLADLRAEIPQDPQWGVKKNSEGKNVFWYGFKAHLAVGTSSQYILQSLLSSANLNDGKAAIPLLKGIHERISLSSLLYETMDAGYDFEAVYTQIHRMGHRAVIAYNKRNEPEPIGFDKHFAPTCVREHSYRYDSFEVKYETLKYTRPNECKDCPLANDALCQKVYKVKITTDLRKFTAPARGSQTWKKIFKRRTAVERVNAYLKGYFQLNNVRYRTGKKAKVHFDLVTLVYNASKLAADRLNQMLNQQQVA; encoded by the coding sequence ATGACTATTATACGACAAGGAAGCCTATTTGACCTACAAGAATTATATAATTTAGAACCTACCCAACGTTTTGAAGCTATTTTTTCTTCTATTGATATAGACCCAATCTTCGCTGTGGTAACGAAGAAATCACGTTTTGGAAGACCCGTTAAGTTGAACTATGCAGCGATGATTTATTCACTCGTTGCTAGAATCACAGAGCGTATTTCATTTATTAAAGATTTAGTGAAAAGATTACAGAATGACATGATTTTTCGCCTTGATTGTGGCTTTTTAGTGTCAGATACTATTCCGTCAGAAGCAGCTTATTCCAGAATGGTCACAATCCTCAGTGAATCGAATGTACTTGAAAAAGTCCAAGGAACCTTGCTTCATCAAGCGATTTCAGAAGGTTTTATTTCCGATGACACAGTAGCCATTGACGCTACACACTTTCTCGCAAAAGATGGAGCACCACCAAAGGAAGAACAACCGAAAAGTGAACCGAAAAAGCGTGGGCGTAAATCAAAAGAAGAATATGAAAAATGGCTCATTGAAAAGGCGGAACTGGAAGCCAATCTGCCTCTTTTTGATAAAAAAATCGAAGATCAGTTAGACATTCCTTTAGCCGACCTTCGAGCTGAAATTCCTCAAGATCCACAGTGGGGTGTGAAAAAAAACAGTGAAGGAAAAAACGTTTTTTGGTATGGATTTAAAGCTCATTTGGCTGTTGGAACATCCAGTCAATATATTCTTCAATCCCTTCTTTCTTCGGCCAACTTGAATGACGGAAAGGCTGCGATTCCTTTATTAAAAGGAATTCATGAACGAATATCGCTTTCTTCTTTACTCTATGAAACAATGGACGCTGGTTACGATTTTGAAGCCGTTTATACGCAAATACATCGAATGGGTCATCGAGCTGTGATTGCTTATAATAAACGCAATGAACCAGAACCAATTGGTTTTGATAAGCATTTCGCTCCTACTTGTGTCCGTGAACATTCCTATCGCTATGATAGCTTTGAAGTAAAATATGAAACACTAAAATACACACGTCCAAACGAATGTAAAGACTGTCCACTAGCCAATGATGCTCTATGTCAAAAGGTGTATAAAGTAAAAATCACTACAGATTTAAGAAAATTTACAGCGCCAGCACGTGGATCTCAAACATGGAAAAAAATCTTCAAAAGACGCACGGCGGTAGAACGTGTGAATGCTTATCTTAAGGGATATTTCCAATTAAACAATGTTCGTTATCGTACAGGAAAAAAGGCTAAAGTCCATTTTGACCTCGTTACGTTAGTTTATAATGCTTCAAAATTAGCTGCAGACCGTCTTAATCAAATGTTAAATCAACAACAAGTTGCTTAA
- a CDS encoding glycosyltransferase family 4 protein, giving the protein MIYIMLVVCFIASILLTPLVKKLAFKVGAMDKPEQRKVHQKIMPRMGGLAIYISFVIGALVVNPDKAYHYPILIGSVIIVLTGVLDDIYNLSAKIKFLAQTIAAIIVVVWGGVQVEFINLPFGGQLEFGFLDIPITVLWIVGITNAINLIDGLDGLASGVSCIALFTITGMAMIMGNGYVIAISSIVLASTLGFLFFNFYPAKIFLGDTGALFLGYIIAVMSLLGFKNVTLISFIIPVIILGVPISDTFFAIIRRLVNKQPLMAPDKSHLHHCLLNVGFTHRQTVIIIYAMASFFGLVAVIFSMAKVWGAILLIVTVLLVIELIVEKIGLVGKNYKPILKFINDIRYSTDKNR; this is encoded by the coding sequence ATGATTTATATAATGCTTGTGGTATGTTTCATTGCTTCTATCTTACTTACTCCATTAGTAAAAAAGCTTGCATTTAAAGTTGGAGCAATGGATAAACCAGAACAAAGAAAAGTACATCAAAAAATTATGCCTCGTATGGGCGGTTTAGCTATATACATTAGTTTTGTGATCGGTGCATTAGTAGTTAATCCGGATAAAGCTTACCATTATCCAATATTGATTGGTAGTGTCATTATAGTGTTAACGGGAGTATTGGATGATATTTATAATCTTTCTGCAAAGATTAAGTTTCTTGCTCAAACAATCGCGGCTATAATTGTTGTTGTTTGGGGTGGCGTACAAGTTGAATTTATTAACTTGCCATTCGGAGGACAATTGGAATTTGGATTCTTGGATATACCGATAACCGTTCTTTGGATTGTCGGCATAACGAATGCAATTAATTTAATTGATGGATTAGATGGGCTTGCCTCAGGTGTTTCCTGTATTGCTTTATTTACGATCACTGGTATGGCAATGATTATGGGGAATGGATATGTAATTGCTATATCTTCCATTGTTTTAGCAAGTACACTTGGGTTTTTATTTTTCAATTTTTATCCTGCAAAGATTTTTCTTGGAGATACGGGAGCATTATTTCTTGGCTATATTATTGCGGTAATGTCTCTATTAGGATTTAAAAATGTTACGTTAATCTCTTTTATTATTCCAGTAATTATTCTAGGAGTTCCTATTTCAGATACATTTTTTGCTATTATTCGTCGATTAGTTAATAAGCAGCCATTGATGGCTCCAGATAAGTCGCATTTACATCACTGCTTGTTAAATGTTGGTTTTACACATCGTCAAACGGTTATTATAATTTATGCAATGGCATCTTTTTTTGGACTAGTTGCGGTGATTTTTTCAATGGCAAAAGTATGGGGAGCAATACTCCTAATAGTTACTGTATTATTAGTAATTGAATTAATTGTTGAAAAGATAGGTTTAGTTGGAAAGAACTATAAACCTATTTTAAAATTTATTAATGATATAAGATATTCTACTGATAAAAATCGATAG
- the tagH gene encoding teichoic acids export ABC transporter ATP-binding subunit TagH, with amino-acid sequence MEKSVVVKNLTKRYKLYNNKSEKLKDVFFPKDYGEPFYALRNVSFEADHGDVIGFVGVNGSGKSTLSNIIAGIVPPTSGEVLIDGQASLIAVAAGVNNELTGRENIELKCLMLGFTKDQIKVLEPKIIEFSELGKFIDQPVKSYSSGMKSRLGFGISVHTDPDVLIIDEALSVGDKAFADKCLAKMEEFKERGKTMFFVSHSIGQMKQFCQKGIWIEHGQVKMIGSINEVLSSYEEFLKTYNKMSPEEKQAFREKGFES; translated from the coding sequence ATGGAAAAATCTGTTGTAGTGAAAAATTTAACAAAAAGATATAAGTTATATAATAATAAATCGGAAAAACTAAAGGATGTATTTTTTCCTAAAGATTATGGAGAACCATTTTATGCTTTAAGAAACGTTAGTTTTGAAGCAGACCATGGCGATGTTATAGGATTTGTTGGAGTAAATGGATCCGGTAAATCTACTTTATCTAATATTATTGCAGGAATTGTTCCGCCTACATCTGGTGAGGTTTTAATTGACGGACAAGCATCTCTTATAGCTGTAGCAGCGGGTGTCAATAATGAATTAACGGGTCGTGAAAATATTGAGCTAAAGTGTTTGATGCTTGGCTTTACTAAAGACCAGATAAAAGTGCTTGAACCAAAGATTATTGAGTTCTCCGAATTAGGAAAATTTATTGATCAGCCAGTAAAATCATATTCAAGTGGAATGAAATCAAGACTTGGGTTTGGTATTTCTGTTCATACAGATCCTGATGTTCTTATTATAGATGAGGCATTGTCAGTAGGAGACAAGGCGTTTGCAGATAAATGTTTAGCGAAAATGGAAGAGTTTAAAGAGCGTGGTAAGACGATGTTCTTTGTAAGTCATTCTATTGGACAGATGAAGCAATTTTGTCAAAAAGGAATCTGGATTGAGCATGGACAAGTTAAGATGATTGGAAGTATAAATGAGGTTTTATCCTCTTATGAGGAGTTTTTAAAGACATATAATAAAATGTCCCCTGAGGAAAAGCAAGCTTTTAGAGAAAAAGGGTTTGAAAGTTAA